The following are from one region of the Carassius auratus strain Wakin chromosome 13, ASM336829v1, whole genome shotgun sequence genome:
- the LOC113112717 gene encoding fucose mutarotase yields the protein MVILKGIPSVLTPELLYVLAQMGHGDELVLADANFPSSSICKCGPVEIRADGVGIPELLKAILRLFPLDTYDDSAAVMDLVQSDKLKGLKVPVWDQYSDLLKQAGSDGNFKFVERFAFYERAKKAFAVVATGETALYGNLIIKKGVIPPAELC from the exons ATGGTCATACTAAAAGGAATCCCGTCCGTACTTACGCCTGAATTATTGTATGTTTTGGCGCAAATGGGCCATGGAGATGAACTTG ttcttgcaGACGCAAATTTTCCTTCCTCATCTATTTGTAAATGTGGTCCAGTGGAGATCAGAGCAGATG GTGTAGGTATACCAGAACTTCTGAAGGCAATACTGAGGCTTTTTCCTCTTGATACCTATGATGATTCG GCAGCTGTCATGGATCTTGTGCAGAGTGACAAATTGAAGGGCCTGAAAGTGCCGGTATGGGACCAGTACTCTGACCTCCTGAAACAAGCAGGATCAGAT ggtAACTTCAAGTTTGTTGAGCGTTTTGCATTTTATGAGCGTGCCAAGAAGGCATTTGCTGTAGTAGCAACTGG GGAGACTGCACTGTATGGAAATCTCATAATCAAGAAAGGTGTCATTCCGCCTGCTGAACTGTGCTGA
- the LOC113112716 gene encoding enoyl-CoA hydratase, mitochondrial-like: MALLCRSTGLLLKHSKLLPSAFAAKRQCSSGGQYQYILVDKKGEKKNVGFIQLNRPKALNALCDGLMMEVGKALDAFEADSEVGAIVVTGSEKAFAAGADIKEMQNRTFQECYGGNFLAHWNRVSTVKKPVIAAVNGFALGGGCEFAMMCDIIYAGEKAQFGQPEILLGTIPGAGGTQRLTRAVGKSLAMELVLTGDRISAQEAKQSGLVSKVFPVDQLVSEAIRCGEKIAGNSKLVSAMAKEAVNAAFELTLAEGNRLEKRLFHATFATEDRKEGMTAFVEKRKAAFQDN, translated from the exons aTGGCGCTGCTCTGCAGATCCACAGGGTTACTGCTCAAACACAGTAAACTGCTACCTTCTGCATTCGCGGCAAAAAGGCAGTGCAGTTCAG GAGGCCAGTATCAGTACATACTAGTTGACAAAAAGGGTGAAAAGAAGAATGTTGGTTTCATCCAACTGAACAGACCAAAGGCCCTGAATGCTCTTTGTGATGGACTAATGATGGAGGTGGGCAAAGCCCTTGATGCATTTGAGGCTGATAGCGAAGTTGGAGCAATTGTCGTCACAGGAAGTGAAAAAGCCTTTGCAG CTGGAGCTGATATTAAAGAGATGCAGAATCGAACCTTTCAAGAGTGCTATGGTGGAAACTTCTTGGCACATTGGAATAGAGTATCAACTGTCAAAAAGCCTGTTATTGCTGCAGTCAATGGGTTTGCG CTTGGTGGAGGATGTGAGTTTGCCATGATGTGTGACATAATCTATGCTGGGGAGAAAGCACAGTTTGGACAGCCAGAAATCCTGCTTGGGACCATTCCTG GTGCTGGTGGCACTCAGAGGCTTACAAGAGCAGTGGGGAAATCTCTTGCAATGGAGTTGGTTCTCACAGGAGACAGAATCTCAGCTCAGGAGGCAAAACAGTCTG GTCTGGTAAGCAAAGTGTTTCCTGTGGATCAGCTGGTTTCAGAAGCGATCAGATGTGGAGAGAAAATAGCTGGCAATTCCAAACTTGTCTCTGCGATGGCAAAAGAAGCTGTTAACGCCG CATttgaactgactttagctgagGGCAATCGACTTGAGAAAAGATTGTTCCATGCAACCTTTGCAACG GAGGACAGAAAGGAGGGCATGACTGCTTTTGTTGAGAAGCGAAAGGCTGCTTTCCAGGACAATTAA